One window from the genome of Peptostreptococcaceae bacterium encodes:
- a CDS encoding carbon starvation protein A produces MNSLVLVLASIVIFIVAYLTYGRWLAKTWGIDPTKETPAHYMEDGVDYVPAKAPVLLGHHFASIAGAGPITGPIAAAAFGWVPVMLWIVIGGIFFGGVHDFGALFSSIRNDGKSIGQVIEANVGRTEKKLFAVFSWLTLVLVIAAFVNIVANTFVASPEAAMASMLFIALAVVFGYFVYRKGASLAIGSVIGVALLVVCIWIGMAFPLVLSRNVWIGFLLVYIFIASVTPVWILLQPRDYLNSFLLYAMIIGAVLGLIFYAPSMQLTPFAGFKVGGQWLFPMLFITIACGAISGFHSLVASGTTSKQIDNEKDALLIGYGGMLIECVLAVIALVTAGYVSQGDFTNLLANGGPINVFSEGIGTFMTKIGIPFSVGKPFAALAISAFALTSLDTATRLGRFILQEFFEDDTKEVQSILVTNRFIATTITVIAGGSLSVVGWSKVWPLFGSSNQLLAALALLALAAYLKNNGKKYGMIILPMIFMFAATLTALVLLIQQNIAAGNILLVAFAVALLGLAVVLVARSYKVLTKKTEL; encoded by the coding sequence ATGAACTCATTAGTATTGGTGTTGGCCTCTATCGTAATTTTCATTGTTGCTTATCTTACATATGGTAGATGGTTGGCAAAAACATGGGGAATTGACCCGACAAAGGAAACCCCAGCTCATTACATGGAAGATGGCGTGGACTATGTGCCTGCAAAGGCTCCGGTGCTCTTAGGCCATCACTTTGCTTCAATCGCTGGTGCAGGACCTATTACGGGCCCTATTGCAGCTGCTGCATTCGGCTGGGTTCCGGTTATGCTGTGGATTGTTATCGGAGGAATTTTCTTCGGTGGTGTTCATGACTTCGGAGCACTTTTCTCTTCCATCAGAAATGACGGTAAATCTATTGGCCAAGTTATTGAAGCAAATGTTGGCAGAACAGAAAAAAAGCTTTTTGCAGTATTTTCGTGGTTGACACTCGTGCTTGTTATTGCGGCATTTGTAAACATCGTTGCCAATACATTTGTAGCTTCTCCTGAAGCAGCAATGGCTTCAATGCTCTTTATTGCATTGGCTGTAGTCTTTGGATACTTTGTTTACAGAAAAGGCGCATCATTGGCAATCGGTAGTGTTATTGGTGTTGCACTCCTTGTTGTTTGCATATGGATTGGAATGGCCTTCCCGCTTGTATTGTCTAGAAACGTTTGGATTGGATTCCTTCTTGTTTACATCTTCATAGCTTCAGTAACACCTGTATGGATACTCTTGCAGCCTAGAGACTACTTGAACTCTTTCCTTCTCTACGCTATGATTATCGGAGCTGTACTTGGATTGATATTCTACGCTCCGAGCATGCAACTTACACCATTTGCAGGCTTCAAAGTTGGAGGACAATGGCTGTTCCCAATGCTCTTTATCACAATTGCTTGCGGAGCTATTTCAGGCTTCCACAGCTTGGTTGCTTCGGGTACAACATCCAAGCAAATTGATAATGAAAAAGACGCATTGCTCATTGGTTACGGCGGAATGCTCATAGAGTGCGTTCTAGCAGTTATAGCTCTTGTAACAGCTGGTTATGTCTCCCAGGGAGATTTCACAAACCTTCTTGCTAACGGCGGACCTATCAACGTATTCTCAGAGGGTATCGGAACATTCATGACTAAGATTGGTATTCCGTTCTCTGTTGGTAAACCTTTCGCGGCTCTTGCTATTTCAGCATTTGCACTTACTTCACTTGATACTGCAACAAGACTTGGGCGTTTCATACTTCAAGAATTCTTTGAAGATGACACTAAAGAAGTTCAAAGCATACTCGTTACAAACCGTTTTATAGCAACTACAATAACAGTTATTGCAGGTGGATCATTGTCAGTAGTTGGTTGGTCAAAAGTATGGCCGCTATTCGGTTCATCAAACCAATTGCTAGCAGCCCTCGCACTTCTTGCTCTTGCTGCATACCTTAAAAACAATGGCAAGAAATATGGCATGATTATACTTCCTATGATATTCATGTTTGCAGCAACGCTTACTGCCTTGGTGCTCTTGATTCAGCAAAATATTGCAGCTGGAAATATACTTCTTGTCGCATTCGCAGTTGCTCTCTTGGGATTGGCGGTAGTTCTTGTAGCAAGATCTTATAAAGTTTTGACAAAAAAGACTGAATTATAA
- a CDS encoding phosphoglucosamine mutase yields the protein MGRFFGTDGVRGIANVELTNDLAYKLGRYGAHVLTEGRKHVKILIGKDTRISGDMLEASLAAGIMSMGGNVVSLGVVPTPAVAFLTRYFNADAGVVISASHNPAEYNGIKFFNKNGYKLADEIEDRIEKYILGGLEAESLIDGDHVGTWNTIPEAYKLYCDHLVEKMDVDFSGMKVAIDCANGAATTTAAYALSKMNADVSAFCCNPDGHNINKGCGSTHVELIAQKVKSGDYALGMAFDGDADRLIAVDETGEIVDGDKIMAICADYLKEVGELKKDTLVTTVMSNMGLFAALGKRGINIEKTRVGDRYVLEKMLEEGYNFGGEQSGHLIFLDHNTTGDGLLSALMLMRVMKKRGKKLSEIKGIMETFPQVLINAKVDNDKKHDYIEDEVIRQSVKETERFFNGEGRVLVRASGTEPLVRVMIEGKDQSVLNEKAQELADLIEKRLG from the coding sequence ATGGGACGTTTTTTTGGAACCGACGGAGTAAGAGGCATTGCGAACGTTGAGCTTACAAATGATTTGGCATACAAATTGGGGCGCTACGGGGCCCATGTTCTTACAGAAGGAAGAAAGCATGTTAAAATCTTGATAGGGAAAGATACGCGCATATCCGGAGACATGCTGGAAGCATCTCTTGCGGCAGGTATTATGTCGATGGGCGGGAATGTTGTTTCACTTGGAGTAGTGCCTACACCGGCTGTAGCTTTTTTGACAAGATATTTCAATGCGGATGCAGGGGTTGTAATTTCAGCATCACATAATCCGGCCGAGTACAACGGAATAAAGTTCTTCAACAAGAATGGATATAAATTGGCAGACGAAATAGAGGATAGGATAGAGAAATATATACTAGGAGGGCTAGAGGCGGAATCCTTGATAGACGGAGACCATGTTGGTACCTGGAACACTATCCCTGAAGCATATAAGCTATATTGCGATCATCTTGTAGAAAAAATGGATGTGGATTTTTCGGGAATGAAGGTTGCAATAGACTGTGCAAACGGAGCGGCTACAACTACGGCGGCCTACGCACTTTCTAAAATGAATGCGGATGTTTCGGCCTTTTGCTGCAATCCGGACGGACATAATATAAACAAGGGTTGTGGGTCTACACATGTCGAGCTTATTGCGCAAAAGGTCAAGTCTGGCGATTATGCATTAGGAATGGCCTTCGACGGAGATGCAGATAGGTTAATAGCTGTGGATGAAACCGGCGAGATAGTAGACGGAGACAAGATAATGGCAATCTGCGCAGACTACCTTAAGGAAGTAGGAGAGCTTAAAAAGGACACGCTTGTTACTACAGTAATGAGTAACATGGGGCTTTTTGCGGCGCTTGGAAAAAGAGGCATAAACATAGAAAAGACTAGAGTGGGTGACCGTTATGTTCTTGAAAAAATGCTTGAAGAGGGATACAACTTCGGCGGAGAGCAGTCGGGGCATCTCATATTCCTAGACCACAACACCACAGGAGACGGACTTTTGTCCGCTTTGATGTTAATGAGGGTAATGAAAAAACGTGGTAAAAAGCTTTCCGAGATCAAAGGCATAATGGAGACATTTCCCCAAGTGCTTATAAACGCGAAGGTAGACAATGATAAGAAACACGACTACATCGAAGACGAAGTAATAAGGCAATCCGTCAAGGAAACCGAAAGGTTCTTCAACGGAGAGGGAAGAGTACTAGTAAGAGCCTCAGGCACTGAGCCATTGGTACGCGTGATGATAGAAGGAAAAGACCAAAGCGTATTGAATGAGAAAGCGCAAGAACTTGCTGACTTAATTGAAAAGAGATTGGGATAG